Proteins encoded in a region of the Panicum hallii strain FIL2 chromosome 3, PHallii_v3.1, whole genome shotgun sequence genome:
- the LOC112887965 gene encoding aspartic proteinase Asp1-like — MAPRWAPPAGLVLLMLLLTPAAVRGDKLLRGGPSGAGKEPEASSAVFPLYGDVYPHGLYYVAMNIGNPPRPYFLDVDTGSDLTWLQCDAPCISCNKVPHPLYRPTKSKLVPCVDQLCASLHGELTGRHKCDSPHQQCDYEIRYADQGSSIGVLVNDSFALRLANSSVVRPSLAFGCGYDQQVGSSSEVAPTDGVLGLGTGSVSLLSQLKQHGITKNVVGHCLSLRGGGFLFFGDDLVPYSRATWTPMARSAFRNYYSPGSASLYFGGRSLGVRPMEVVFDSGSSFTYFAAQPYQALVTALKGDLSRTLKEVSDPSLPLCWKGKKPFKSVLDVKKEFKSIVLTFANGKKALMEIQPENYLIVTKYGNACLGILNGSEVGLKDLNILGDVTMQDQMVIYDNERGQIGWIRAPCDRIPNDNTIHGFEEGYCWPQFPGIIGLPNEDCPAYYGSNKA; from the exons ATGGCTCCGAGGTGGGCCCCGCCCGCCGGCCTCGTGCTTCTGATGCTGCTCCTaacgccggcggcggtgcgcggggACAAGCTACTGAGGGGCGGGCCGTCCGGCGCGGGCAAGGAGCCGGAGGCGTCCTCCGCCGTCTTCCCGCTCTACGGCGACGTCTACCCGCACGG CTTGTACTACGTGGCCATGAACATCGGGAACCCGCCGAGGCCATACTTCCTGGACGTCGACACCGGCAGCGACCTCACCTGGCTGCAGTGCGACGCGCCCTGCATCAGCTGCAACAAG GTGCCACACCCACTATACCGACCAACAAAGAGCAAGCTGGTGCCATGTGTGGATCAGTTGTGTGCATCTCTCCATGGTGAACTAACTGGCAGGCACAAGTGTGACTCACCGCATCAGCAATGTGACTATGAGATTAGGTATGCTGATCAGGGGTCATCCATTGGTGTGCTCGTCAATGACAGCTTTGCTCTGCGACTTGCAAACTCCTCCGTTGTCCGCCCCAGTCTGGCATTCGG GTGTGGGTATGACCAACAAGTTGGCAGCAGCAGTGAGGTGGCACCCACTGATGGAGTGCTTGGGCTTGGGACTGGATCAGTTAGTTTGCTCTCGCAGCTCAAGCAGCATGGGATCACCAAGAACGTTGTTGGCCACTGCCTCAGTTTAAGAGGAGGGGGTTTCCTCTTCTTTGGGGATGATCTTGTGCCTTATTCGCGTGCAACATGGACTCCCATGGCTCGCAGTGCATTCCG GAATTACTACTCCCCTGGTTCAGCAAGTCTGTACTTTGGTGGCCGGTCACTAGGCGTGAGGCCAATGGAAGTGGTCTTTGACAGCGGCAGCTCATTCACGTACTTTGCTGCACAGCCATATCAAGCACTTGTCACTGCG CTTAAGGGTGACCTAAGCAGGACGCTGAAAGAGGTATCTGACCCCTCCCTGCCTCTGTGCTGGAAAGGGAAGAAACCATTCAAATCTGTGCTTGACGTGAAAAAGGAGTTCAAATCAATTGTTTTGACCTTTGCCAATGGAAAGAAGGCGCTCATGGAGATCCAGCCTGAAAACTACCTCATTGTCACT AAATATGGGAATGCATGTTTGGGCATCCTCAATGGATCAGAAGTTGGTCTCAAGGATCTGAACATTCTTGGAG ACGTCACAATGCAAGATCAGATGGTGATTTATGACAACGAGAGAGGGCAAATTGGATGGATTCGTGCACCCTGTGATAGAATCCCCAA CGACAATACCATTCATGGATTTGAGGAAGGTTATTGTTGGCCTCAATTCCCTGGGATCATTGGTCTTCCGAATGAAGATTGCCCAGCCTATTACGGCTCAAATAAAGCGTGA
- the LOC112887219 gene encoding amino acid permease 3-like, with amino-acid sequence MLLFGGVMYYTSTLLAECYRAGDPATGRRSYSYTDAVRAILGGAKVAFCGVVQYVNLAAIAVGYTIAASISMQAVWRANCFHARGHAHACRSSSVPYMIAFGAVQIVFSQIPNFDQIEWLSIVASVMSFTYSGIGLGLAVAQTVANGAFRGTLTGVAVGAGLTVMQKVWRTMQALGNIAFAYSFSNVLIEIQDTIKAPPPSEAAVMKKATAISIATTTAFYTLCGCMGYAAFGNAAPDNLLTGFGFYEPFWLVDVANVAIVIHLVGAYQVFCQPIFAFVESRAAAAWPDSAFVSKEHRVGPFAPTALRLAWRSAFVCLATVVAMALPFFGSVVGLIGAFSFWPLTVYFPVEMYIKQRAVTRGSTNWICLKALAVVCLLVSVAAAAGSIAGFVGAFKAFRPFSG; translated from the coding sequence ATGCTCCTCTTCGGCGGCGTCATGTACTACACCTCCACGCTCCTCGCCGAGTGCTACCGCGCCGGGGACCCCGCCACGGGCCGCCGGAGCTACTCCTACACGGACGCCGTCCGCGCCATCCTCGGCGGCGCCAAGGTCGCCTTCTGCGGCGTCGTCCAGTACGTAAACCTCGCCGCCATCGCCGTCGGCTACACCATCGCCGCCTCCATCAGCATGCAGGCCGTCTGGAGGGCCAACTGCTTCCACGCCAGGGGCCACGCCCACGCGTGCCGCAGCTCCAGCGTGCCCTACATGATCGCCTTCGGGGCGGTGCAGATCGTCTTCTCGCAGATACCCAACTTCGATCAGATCGAGTGGCTGTCCATCGTCGCCTCCGTCATGTCCTTCACCTACTCGGGCATcgggctcggcctcgccgtcgcgcAGACCGTGGCGAACGGCGCGTTCCGGGGCACACTCACCGGCGTCGCCGTCGGCGCGGGCCTCACCGTCATGCAGAAGGTCTGGCGCACGATGCAGGCTCTGGGAAACATCGCCTTCGCGTACTCCTTCTCCAACGTGCTCATCGAGATCCAGGACACCATcaaggcgccgccgccgtcggaggCGGCGGTGATGAAGAAGGCCACGGCGATCAGCATCGCCACGACCACGGCGTTCTACACGCTGTGCGGGTGCATGGGCTACGCGGCCTTCGGGAACGCTGCGCCGGACAACCTCCTCACGGGGTTCGGCTTCTACGAGCCCTTCTGGCTAGTCGACGTCGCCAACGTCGCCATCGTCATCCACCTCGTCGGCGCGTACCAGGTGTTCTGCCAGCCCATCTTCGCCTTCGTCGAgagccgggccgccgccgcgtggCCGGACAGCGCCTTCGTCTCCAAGGAGCACCGCGTGGGGCCCTTCGCGCCCACCGCGCTCCGCCTCGCGTGGCGGTCGGCGTTCGTGTGCCTCGCCACCGTGGTCGCCATGGCGCTGCCCTTCTTCGGCAGCGTCGTCGGTCTGATCGGCGCCTTCTCCTTCTGGCCGCTCACCGTCTACTTCCCCGTCGAGATGTACATCAAGCAGCGCGCCGTGACGCGCGGCAGCACCAATTGGATCTGCCTCAAGGCGCTCGCCGTCGTATGCCTCCTCGTGTCGGTCGCTGCCGCCGCAGGGTCCATCGCCGGCTTCGTCGGCGCGTTCAAGGCTTTCCGGCCCTTCAGCGGCTAA